TATAAAATACAAGTCAAGATGATTTGGATTTCACCATAGATAAACTAACATATTCGGCCTACTTTCATGGGATGAATTGTATCCTATAAAATAGTGTTGGTTGAACAATTCTATCATAGAATGAAGACCATACAGCTAACTTTACATAGGTACTAATTTCGGGTTAAGGCATAACCGGAAAATGCTTCATAACCTTTTATTGGATCAGTACCCCATGAAACGATCTGGTCAGCGAGAAATTGATCATCTTTGGCTTGAAAAAGCTTTTGAACGACCAGCATTAGATTTAAGTTAGGTGCTGATAATCAAACACAAATCATTTCAGCTGCTATGGAGAAAGGAATACTATACACATCAAATATGTAGGTAAAGTGTTCATCTCGTACTATTTATCAATATCTAAGGATTACAACAAGAATTTTATATTCTTGTTTTTTTGATCTTTTTATCAGTATCGATCTAAAAGAAAGGCATACCATAAGGTGAAGAAAAGGTCGGTAAAACCAAAGTATCAGTTATTTATCCCTGTTTCATTCCTATATCTATAAGATATTTGGTACATTCTTTTATAAGTGTCATCGAGCGAATCCCTTAAAAGACGATTATATAAGATTTTTTGTTTTTGGTTTATTAAACCGTTGTCGTTACTTTTATGGTGGATTTATCTCATATAATGACATGAATCCCTACTTTAGAAAAAAGTTATTTCGACAAAAAATACGACAATTGTGTGGTATTCAATACGGTAGTTTAAAAGTATAGTAGGGGTAAATTCTTGATATACGCCCGTCTGTTTTTTTGTAAGGATTTTACTAACCTATTGTTTTAGAACGCACAACCAATCAAGGAGGAATGGAAATGAAAAAAATTTGACTGGCCTATTTAGCTTGCTGTTGTTAATCTCAATGTTTATGACAACTGGAGGGAATGAGGTAAAAGCTGCAGGTCATTGCTCTTACAATGGGGAAGATATCCTGTTAACCCCTTATTGTACAACCGATCAAAGAACTGAAGTGACAAAAAGTATTGGAAATGTTGAGATGAGGTCCGGAATTGCTGACAATGGGCAAAGGTACGCATGGGCTGCATGGGTGGGACCATTTGGAGCCGGTGACTCGTTCTATTTAAATGTAGTCGATAGAGGAGGAGTATACGAAAAATTCTACAAATATCCAGACAAACTACATACAATTGGATATCGTCTTTCTCCGGATCCTGAACGAAAGTTTCGAGTCGTACAAAGTTATGCTGGCCAAGATATGCTTTATGGTGCGTGGTGGTAATTTTCCGTTAATTTTCAACTTATTAGAGGTACCGTATCAATCCCAATTCCAAAATATAAATCTTCTGAAATAGTGGAACCTGGTAAGTATTCACTGGCTATATACTAATTGAAGGTACTCCATTTTGGAATAAAATTTAACTAAATTAATGAAATGGTTCAATAAAACTAGCAGAACAACACGTAGCATTTTCTAAAGAAATTCATGGGGCTGTCCCTTTTGTAGACTTTTGGGACAGCCTTTTTAAACTGCAGTCATCAGTAACCTTTGTAGGACATAACACCAAATCACCCCTTGCCAAATCGGAAAGGGGTGATTTCATCTATCGTTAAGGGGGAGGCACTTACAATCGTAACAAATCTCGGAGATTGGTTTAAGAATATGTGACCCTTTTGATAATGTTAATATTGTTGTAATTTTCTTTTCTTCATCTTTGATTTTGTAATCGCAATGTTTGGTGTAGCGTAGATCCCATGACCTTGATTTTCTGTTTTTATATAACAAATAAGATTTGAGGATGGCCCTGTTTTTTATTGGTCTTGCTGGACCATCTGTTCTTTAAAATAAAGATAGCTCCCAGTGTTATCATCTTCCCGTTCCAATGTTTTCATTTCATCTTTGTCTACTTCTTCATAAGGGATTTTTCTATGAGTTTTCACAGGATTTCCTTTAGAATTGAGTAATAATGTAACGAAATGGTGACACCTTTATTATTTATACATTTCTCATTATATTATTTAAAATATCATAAACCAATGGGAAACTAGTGAAACCATCATCTTCTAGAAAATGCCCCCCCTTTTCAACAGGATAAAATGATGTATCCAATTGTTTTGATAAATTTTGACTTAATTGAATAGGAACAATATAGTCATCCTTTGCAGCAATAACAGCACGTGAATTAGTTGCTGCAATTATTCTTTTATAATCCACTTTTGTAACTGTAAATGGATTTAGTGAGGGTAACGATGATAATGGTTCTGAAAAGCCAGAAACAAGAATAAAGCCTCCAAAACTTGGTAACGGATCTAATTGATCTAGGTAATTCAATAGTGTGATAGACCCTAGACTATGTGTTACAAAATACGTTTTGTTATTTACATTCTTTATTTCATTAGTTAATGTTTCCAACCATTCTTCTTTATTTGGGTCAGACGAATTTGGCATATGAAGAACCGAAACTTGATTACCATCTGCTATTAATTTTTCTTTTAACCATGGGAACCAATGATTTGCTGGTGAAGCTCCATAT
Above is a genomic segment from Alkalihalobacillus sp. TS-13 containing:
- a CDS encoding alpha/beta hydrolase is translated as MGKQVYIIHGYGASPANHWFPWLKEKLIADGNQVSVLHMPNSSDPNKEEWLETLTNEIKNVNNKTYFVTHSLGSITLLNYLDQLDPLPSFGGFILVSGFSEPLSSLPSLNPFTVTKVDYKRIIAATNSRAVIAAKDDYIVPIQLSQNLSKQLDTSFYPVEKGGHFLEDDGFTSFPLVYDILNNIMRNV